From the genome of Nicotiana sylvestris chromosome 2, ASM39365v2, whole genome shotgun sequence, one region includes:
- the LOC138886112 gene encoding uncharacterized protein, whose translation MATSYFETQKKLTPKQARWQDFLAEFDYVLEYKLGKVYVVADALNWIGELTTITSASWDIREAIKQGMQHDLAAKQLIELANQGKMRCFWVEDGLLLTTGWWVYMPKFGDIKRQIIRESYDTLWAGHPGQHRTRALVE comes from the coding sequence ATGGCTACTAGCTACTTTGAGACGCAAAAGAAGCTCACACCAAAACAGGCTAGGTGGCAGGATTTCTTGGCCGAGTTTGATTATGTGCTGGAGTACAAGCTGGGAAAAGTTTACgttgtagccgatgccttgaACTGGATAGGCGAGCTTACTACCATCACTTCAGCAAGTTGGGACATTCGCGAGGCTATAAAACAAGGCATGCAACATGATCTAGCAGCCAAACAACTTATCGAGTTAGCCAACCAGGGCAAAATGAGATGTTTTTGGGTAGAAGATGGCCTATTGCTTACCACGGGTTGGTGGGTCTACATGCCTAAGTTTGGAGACATTAAACGACAAATCATAAGGGAGAGTTATGACACATTATGGGCTGGTCATCCAGGCCAACATCGCACCAGGGCCTTGGTTGAGTAA
- the LOC138886113 gene encoding uncharacterized protein, with translation MVCEWKEKLQGEHLGTAQLGMIRLCGTVTKQAIQPTENGNQYVDHTINNKPAREMVDIGATHNFVTEGAAKRLELNLAPTNSQVKTVNFEVQDACGVANGVGIKLGAWKVTMPYKQSQAQLSAMQVVKGMKKGEPMFVATSVSLKEANGFQETQPPCIEKLLEENKDFMPEKLPKHFPPRQEVDHKIELEARSKPPAFSPYRMAPPELEEIKKQLKGLLDAGQIYPSKAPFSALVLFQKKKEWIVALVYRLPST, from the exons ATGGTTTGTGAATGGAAGGAAAAGTTGCAAGGTGAACATTTGGGAACCGCACAGTTAGGTATGATTAGATTATGTGGTACTGTCACGAAGCAAGCTATCCAACCTACAGAGAATGGCAATCAATACGTGGATCATACCATCAATAACAAGCCCGCTCGTGAAATGGTGGATATtggagcaactcataatttcGTGACTGAGGGTGCCGCAAAGAGACTAGAATTAAATCTTGCTCCAACTAACTCTCAAGTCAAGACCGTGAATTTTGAGGTACAAGATGCTTGTGGGGTAGCTAATGGAGTTGGTATCAAATTGGGAGCTTGGAAAG TGACAATGCCATACAAACAGAGCCAAGCACAACTTTCGGCTATGCAAGTTGTCAAAGGGATGAAGAAGGGGGAGCCGATGTTCGTGGCAACCAGTGTAAGTCTGAAGGAAGCCAATGGTTTTCAAGAGACACAACCGCCTTGCATAGAGAAGTTGCTTGAGGAAAACAAAGATTTCATGCCCGAGAAGTTGCCTAAGCACTTTCCGCCTAGGCAAGaggtggatcacaagattgagttggaAGCAAGGTCTAAGCCACCTGCATTctccccatatcgtatggcaccgcccGAGCTAGAGGAGATCAAGAAACAATTGAAAGGGTTGCTGGATGCTGGTCAAATTTACCCATCAAAGGCACCTTTCAGTGCGCTAGTATTGTTCCAGAAGAAAAAAGAATGGATTGTTGCACTTGTGTATAGACTACCAAGCACTTAA